One Cryptomeria japonica unplaced genomic scaffold, Sugi_1.0 HiC_scaffold_27, whole genome shotgun sequence genomic region harbors:
- the LOC131861583 gene encoding uncharacterized protein LOC131861583 encodes MEQLDNCANCKGNGEDPRPCCSSPSNKAVFSQQLDDCPNCESNGRDPRPCCHRSNKVAGKTNNVLAGMEQLADCANCKGNGEDPRPCCSSPSNKAVFSQQLDDCPNCESNGKDPRPCCHPSNKVAGKTNNVLAGMEQLAGCANCEGNGEDPRPCCHASNKAIFSG; translated from the coding sequence ATGGAGCAATTAGATAACTGTGCAAACTGCAAGGGCAACGGTGAAGACCCAAGACCCTGCTGTTCGTCACCCTCGAATAAGGCTGTTTTCTCACAACAGCTAGATGACTGTCCGAATTGTGAAAGCAATGGTAGAGACCCAAGACCCTGCTGCCACCGCTCCAACAAGGTTGCTGGCAAAACCAATAATGTTCTTGCAGGCATGGAGCAGTTAGCTGACTGTGCAAACTGCAAGGGTAACGGTGAAGACCCAAGACCCTGCTGTTCGTCACCCTCGAATAAGGCTGTTTTCTCACAACAGCTAGATGACTGTCCGAATTGTGAAAGCAATGGTAAGGACCCAAGACCGTGCTGCCACCCCTCCAATAAGGTTGCTGGGAAAACCAATAATGTTCTTGCAGGCATGGAGCAGTTAGCAGGCTGTGCGAACTGTGAGGGCAATGGTGAAGACCCCAGACCCTGCTGCCACGCCTCCAACAAGGCTATTTTCTCCG